A region of Moorena producens PAL-8-15-08-1 DNA encodes the following proteins:
- a CDS encoding DNA-directed RNA polymerase subunit alpha, with protein sequence MAQFQIECVESKTLKNQSQYSRFVLEPLERGQGTTVGNALRRVLLSNLEGAAVTAVRIAGVNNEFATIEGVREDVLEIMLNMKEVVLKSYTSQPQIGRVMITGPSTVRAAQFDLPSEVEIIAPGQYVATLAEGAKLEMEFRIEKGTGYRSVERGHDESTAVDFLQIDSVFMPVTKVNYSVENTRIDGALEKDRLTLEVWTNGSITPQEALSQAAGTLVDLFNPLKDINLESIKDDYGDDDDPTSQIPIEELQLSVRAYNCLKRAQINSVSDLLDYSQEDLLEIKNFGQKSAEEVIEALQRRLGITLPHEKSAKT encoded by the coding sequence GTGGCGCAGTTTCAGATTGAGTGTGTAGAATCCAAAACACTGAAGAACCAAAGTCAGTATAGCAGATTTGTCCTAGAGCCTCTCGAACGTGGTCAAGGCACAACGGTTGGCAACGCCCTCAGACGAGTTTTGCTGTCCAACCTAGAAGGGGCAGCAGTGACCGCTGTCCGGATTGCTGGCGTAAACAATGAGTTTGCCACAATTGAGGGAGTCAGAGAGGATGTCCTGGAAATTATGCTGAATATGAAGGAAGTTGTCCTCAAAAGCTACACCTCTCAACCTCAGATAGGTCGAGTGATGATTACTGGGCCATCCACTGTGAGAGCTGCTCAGTTTGATTTGCCCTCGGAGGTGGAAATTATTGCTCCAGGTCAGTATGTTGCTACCTTAGCAGAAGGGGCTAAGCTGGAAATGGAGTTCCGCATCGAAAAAGGTACAGGATATCGCTCTGTGGAACGGGGGCATGATGAATCAACAGCGGTAGATTTCCTCCAGATTGACTCTGTGTTCATGCCGGTGACTAAAGTAAATTACAGCGTTGAGAATACTCGCATTGATGGTGCTCTGGAAAAGGATCGCTTAACTTTAGAGGTCTGGACCAATGGTAGTATAACTCCCCAAGAAGCTCTATCTCAAGCGGCTGGTACCCTGGTGGATCTGTTCAATCCTCTCAAGGATATTAATCTCGAATCTATTAAAGATGACTATGGTGATGATGACGATCCGACCAGCCAAATCCCGATCGAAGAATTACAACTCTCGGTTCGGGCTTACAACTGCCTGAAACGAGCACAGATAAATTCTGTATCCGATTTGCTCGATTATAGTCAGGAAGACCTCCTAGAAATCAAAAACTTTGGTCAAAAGTCGGCTGAAGAAGTGATAGAAGCTCTGCAACGACGTCTAGGAATTACACTGCCCCACGAAAAATCCGCTAAGACTTAA
- the rplN gene encoding 50S ribosomal protein L14 — MIQQESYLNVADNSGARKIMCIRVIGAGNRRYGGVGDVIIGVVKDAIPNMGVKKSDVVRAVIVRTRKGLRRESGMSIRFDDNAAVIINADGNPRGTRVFGPVARELREKNFTKIISLAPEVL; from the coding sequence ATGATTCAACAAGAGAGCTACCTAAACGTTGCTGACAACAGTGGAGCCAGAAAAATAATGTGCATCCGCGTTATTGGTGCAGGAAATCGGCGCTACGGTGGTGTGGGTGATGTAATTATTGGTGTGGTCAAGGATGCCATTCCAAATATGGGGGTCAAAAAGTCAGATGTAGTTAGGGCTGTGATTGTGCGCACCCGCAAGGGGCTACGTCGGGAAAGCGGTATGAGTATTCGCTTTGATGACAACGCAGCAGTAATCATAAACGCAGATGGCAATCCCAGAGGTACCCGGGTTTTTGGCCCTGTAGCCCGGGAACTGCGAGAGAAAAACTTCACAAAAATTATATCCCTTGCTCCGGAGGTACTCTGA
- the rpsH gene encoding 30S ribosomal protein S8 gives MPANDTIADMLTRIRNACLVRHQTTNVQSTKMTRAIAQVLKEEGFITDFEEAGEGVKKYLVVSLKYKGNNRKPIIRSLKRVSKPGLRVYSNRKELPRVLGGIGIAIISTSNGIMTDREARRRGIGGEVLCYVW, from the coding sequence ATGCCGGCAAACGACACAATTGCAGATATGCTGACCCGCATTAGAAATGCCTGCTTGGTTCGGCATCAAACAACAAATGTACAATCAACTAAAATGACCCGGGCGATTGCCCAAGTACTCAAAGAAGAAGGCTTTATTACTGATTTTGAGGAAGCAGGCGAAGGGGTCAAAAAATACTTAGTTGTTTCCCTAAAATACAAGGGCAACAATCGCAAACCAATTATCAGATCCCTGAAGCGGGTGAGTAAACCTGGATTGCGAGTTTACTCCAACCGTAAAGAACTGCCAAGAGTCTTGGGAGGGATTGGGATTGCTATTATCTCTACTTCTAATGGCATCATGACCGACCGGGAAGCAAGGCGTCGGGGAATTGGTGGTGAAGTTCTGTGTTACGTATGGTAA
- the rpmJ gene encoding 50S ribosomal protein L36 yields the protein MKVRPSVRKMCEKCRVIKRHGRVMVICPNPKHKQRQG from the coding sequence ATGAAAGTTAGACCATCTGTCCGAAAAATGTGTGAGAAGTGCCGCGTAATTAAACGCCACGGTAGAGTTATGGTAATTTGCCCCAATCCCAAGCACAAACAGCGTCAGGGATAA
- the rplX gene encoding 50S ribosomal protein L24 — protein MIGTSKKAQTDSPLRYKMHVKKGDTVQVIAGRDKGKIGEILRTLPKISKVVVKGVNVKTKHVKPQQEGEKGQIATFEAPIHSSNVMLYSNKEKIASRICYTFTDDGRKVRMLKKTGEIID, from the coding sequence ATGATAGGTACAAGCAAGAAGGCACAAACTGATAGCCCATTACGCTACAAAATGCACGTTAAAAAGGGCGACACGGTACAAGTGATTGCCGGTCGAGATAAAGGCAAAATTGGAGAAATTTTGCGGACGCTACCCAAAATTAGCAAGGTAGTAGTCAAAGGAGTTAACGTCAAAACTAAGCATGTCAAGCCTCAACAAGAAGGTGAGAAAGGTCAAATTGCTACGTTTGAAGCTCCAATCCATAGCTCCAACGTTATGCTTTACTCGAATAAAGAAAAAATTGCTAGCCGCATCTGCTATACCTTTACCGACGATGGTCGTAAGGTACGGATGCTCAAAAAAACTGGTGAGATTATTGACTAA
- the infA gene encoding translation initiation factor IF-1: MAKQDLIEMEGTVTESLPNAMFRVDLDNGFNVLAHISGKIRRNYIKILPGDRVKVELTPYDLTKGRITYRLRKK, from the coding sequence TTGGCTAAACAAGACTTAATTGAAATGGAAGGCACGGTGACTGAATCCCTGCCGAATGCCATGTTTAGGGTTGACTTGGACAATGGCTTTAATGTCCTAGCTCATATTTCCGGTAAAATCCGTCGGAATTACATCAAAATTCTGCCTGGAGACCGGGTCAAAGTTGAACTAACCCCCTACGATTTAACCAAAGGCAGGATTACCTACCGCCTGCGTAAGAAGTAA
- the rplE gene encoding 50S ribosomal protein L5 — MTKGLKILYQETIVPKLKEQFGYKNIHQVPKLVKVSLNRGLGEASQNAKALESSVSEIAIITGQKPVVTRAKQAIAGFKIRAGMPVGVTVTLRSERMYSFLERLINLALPRIRDFRGLSPRSFDGRGNYTLGVREQLIFPEVDYDSIDQIRGMDITIVTTANTDEEGRALLKEMGMPFRDK, encoded by the coding sequence ATGACAAAAGGGTTAAAAATCCTATACCAGGAAACAATAGTCCCCAAATTAAAAGAGCAATTCGGTTACAAAAACATTCATCAAGTACCGAAATTAGTCAAAGTTAGTCTTAACCGAGGATTAGGAGAGGCATCTCAAAATGCCAAGGCTCTGGAATCGTCGGTAAGCGAAATTGCCATTATCACCGGTCAAAAACCGGTGGTCACACGAGCAAAACAAGCGATCGCGGGTTTTAAAATCCGTGCCGGGATGCCTGTTGGTGTGACGGTTACCCTCCGTTCAGAGCGTATGTACTCCTTTCTAGAGCGGCTAATTAACTTAGCCCTGCCAAGAATTCGGGACTTTCGGGGTCTTAGCCCTAGAAGCTTTGACGGTCGTGGTAACTACACTCTTGGGGTGCGAGAGCAACTCATTTTTCCAGAAGTAGACTACGACAGTATCGATCAGATTCGTGGTATGGATATTACCATAGTCACCACTGCCAACACTGACGAAGAAGGTCGCGCCTTACTCAAAGAGATGGGAATGCCTTTCCGGGATAAATAA
- the rpsE gene encoding 30S ribosomal protein S5 has protein sequence MANRRKSNRSKEKESNWQERVIQIRRVSKVVKGGKKLSFRAIVVVGNEKGQVGVGVGKASDVIGAVRKGVADAKKQLIDVPLTKTNSIPHPSRGRAVGAKVIMRPAAPGTGVIAGGAVRTVLELAGVKNVLAKQLGSNNPLNNARAAINSLDSLRTFSEVAQERDIPLEQIYA, from the coding sequence ATGGCAAATCGTAGAAAAAGCAACCGCTCTAAAGAAAAAGAAAGTAATTGGCAAGAGCGGGTTATCCAAATCCGCCGCGTTAGTAAGGTGGTCAAAGGGGGTAAAAAATTGAGCTTCCGCGCCATCGTAGTTGTAGGTAATGAAAAAGGTCAGGTGGGGGTTGGTGTCGGCAAAGCCAGTGATGTAATTGGTGCTGTCCGTAAAGGGGTTGCTGATGCCAAAAAGCAACTCATTGATGTACCCTTAACCAAAACTAATTCCATTCCTCACCCATCTAGAGGTAGGGCTGTGGGAGCCAAAGTGATCATGCGACCTGCTGCTCCCGGAACTGGTGTGATTGCTGGTGGTGCTGTGCGCACAGTACTTGAGTTAGCTGGAGTTAAAAATGTCTTAGCTAAACAGCTTGGTTCCAATAACCCCCTCAATAATGCTAGAGCAGCAATCAACTCTCTTGATTCCCTGCGCACATTTTCAGAGGTGGCTCAAGAACGGGACATTCCCCTTGAACAAATCTATGCATAG
- the rplO gene encoding 50S ribosomal protein L15 — MRINDAVPKQGSKKRRRRVGRGIAAGQGASCGFGMRGQKSRSGRGTRPGFEGGQMPLYRRIPKLKHFTVINPKHYTTINVGKLASLPANTEVTLESLLETGLVTTNDGPLKLLGDGELNVPLNIKAAAFTSGARQKIEAAGGSWEVIAK; from the coding sequence ATGAGAATCAATGATGCAGTCCCCAAACAAGGCTCCAAAAAGCGCCGACGCCGTGTAGGTCGTGGCATTGCTGCTGGTCAAGGGGCTAGCTGCGGTTTTGGAATGCGTGGTCAAAAATCCCGTTCAGGTCGAGGGACAAGACCTGGTTTTGAAGGGGGTCAGATGCCCTTATATCGCCGTATACCCAAGTTAAAACACTTTACGGTCATTAACCCCAAACATTACACTACAATCAACGTAGGTAAGTTGGCATCACTTCCCGCCAATACTGAGGTAACTTTGGAATCCTTGTTGGAGACAGGTTTAGTCACCACCAATGATGGTCCATTGAAACTACTCGGTGATGGCGAGCTGAATGTGCCACTCAATATAAAAGCTGCTGCCTTTACAAGTGGTGCCCGCCAAAAAATCGAGGCGGCTGGTGGCAGCTGGGAAGTTATAGCTAAGTAA
- a CDS encoding adenylate kinase, whose amino-acid sequence MKRLIFLGPPGAGKGTQAKIVAEQLGIPHISTGEILRGAVSAQTLLGQKAQSYMDKGELVPDELLIDLIRDRLNQPDAQKGWILDGFPRNVSQAHFLNDLLQELDQTFDGAINLEVPDQVLLDRLLERGRKEGRRDDNEETIRTRLEVYYLQTAPLVKFYQEHSALKSINGDLSLEEVTESIKQVLG is encoded by the coding sequence ATGAAAAGATTAATCTTTTTAGGACCTCCAGGAGCAGGTAAAGGAACTCAAGCCAAAATTGTGGCTGAACAACTAGGGATTCCTCACATTTCCACCGGGGAAATTTTGCGAGGAGCTGTAAGTGCTCAAACCCTCCTGGGTCAAAAAGCTCAGTCCTATATGGATAAAGGAGAATTGGTGCCTGACGAGTTGCTGATAGATCTGATCCGCGATCGCCTAAATCAACCCGATGCTCAAAAGGGTTGGATTTTAGACGGTTTTCCCCGTAACGTCAGCCAAGCCCATTTCTTGAACGACCTGTTGCAAGAGCTTGACCAAACTTTTGATGGTGCCATCAACCTGGAAGTTCCAGATCAGGTTTTGCTCGACAGACTATTGGAAAGGGGTCGTAAGGAAGGACGTAGAGATGATAATGAGGAAACTATCCGCACACGTCTTGAGGTCTATTACCTTCAAACAGCTCCTTTGGTGAAGTTTTACCAAGAACACTCCGCTTTAAAATCTATTAATGGTGATCTCTCCTTAGAGGAAGTCACCGAATCGATTAAACAGGTTCTAGGGTAA
- the rplR gene encoding 50S ribosomal protein L18: MKLTRKESIRHRHRRVRRKVSGTAERPRLAVFRSNEHIYVQVIDDNQQHTIVAASTLEPALRSELKSGATCEASAKVGQLVAQRALEKGLKKVVFDRGGYLYHGRVKALAEAAREAGLDF; this comes from the coding sequence ATGAAACTTACTCGAAAAGAATCTATACGACACAGACATAGGCGGGTACGCCGGAAAGTCAGTGGTACTGCTGAACGCCCAAGATTAGCTGTATTTCGCTCTAATGAGCACATTTATGTGCAAGTTATCGATGACAATCAGCAACATACCATAGTGGCAGCTTCAACGTTAGAACCAGCTCTGAGATCTGAACTCAAATCTGGAGCCACCTGTGAAGCCTCAGCTAAAGTGGGTCAGTTGGTTGCCCAACGAGCACTAGAAAAAGGTCTCAAGAAAGTGGTCTTTGACCGTGGGGGCTACCTATATCATGGTCGTGTCAAAGCTTTAGCAGAAGCTGCTCGTGAAGCCGGGCTGGATTTTTAG
- the rplF gene encoding 50S ribosomal protein L6, whose product MSRIGKRPIPIPSKVTVTIDGQQVKVKGSKGELDWVLPDTIKAEQVGETVEVSRREETRTARESHGLSRTLVANMIEGVSKGFEKRLDIQGVGYRAQVKGRNLILNVGYSQPVEIVPPEGIEVKVENNTNVIVSGINKEVVGNTAAKIRAVRPPEVYKGKGIRYAGEIVRRKAGKAGKK is encoded by the coding sequence ATGTCACGTATTGGCAAGCGCCCTATACCAATTCCCAGTAAAGTTACTGTAACAATAGACGGTCAACAGGTGAAGGTCAAAGGTTCCAAAGGTGAACTGGATTGGGTTTTGCCAGATACAATTAAAGCTGAGCAAGTTGGTGAAACTGTAGAGGTTTCCCGGCGCGAAGAAACCCGAACCGCCCGTGAAAGTCATGGTTTGTCTCGCACTCTGGTGGCCAACATGATTGAGGGAGTCTCCAAAGGCTTTGAAAAACGTTTGGACATTCAGGGAGTCGGTTATCGGGCTCAAGTGAAAGGTCGAAATCTAATTTTAAACGTTGGTTACAGCCAGCCAGTGGAGATCGTTCCTCCTGAGGGGATTGAAGTCAAAGTTGAAAACAACACCAACGTCATTGTGAGTGGCATCAACAAAGAAGTTGTAGGCAACACAGCTGCAAAAATTCGTGCAGTTCGACCCCCAGAAGTCTATAAAGGTAAAGGCATTCGATATGCCGGTGAAATAGTCAGACGTAAAGCTGGTAAAGCAGGTAAGAAGTAA
- the secY gene encoding preprotein translocase subunit SecY encodes MTVSRDKAPTAQETFMQMAQAAGLRGRLLVTVGLLILARLGVFLPVPGIDRARFSAELQNSPFVGLLDFFSGGGFSALGIFALGILPYINASIILQLLTAAIPSLENLQKNEGEAGRRKIGQITRYVALGWSVIQSIGLSLWAQRFAVEPGAFFVFETVLALTAGSMFVMWLSELITERGIGNGASLLIFVNIVAVLPRTLGQTIELAQTGGRETVGKVIVLLLVFLVMIVGIVFVQEGSRRIPIITARRQVGKRLYRERKNYLPLRLNQGGVMPIIFASAVLILPTSLAGITSGDNSNGFLGSINQVLIQIANYLNPNGQTPWVYVAVYLVLILFFSYFYASLIINPVDMSQNLKKMGASIPGIRPGRATSEYIERVLNRLTLLGAIFLGLVAVVPTAVESATGVTTFRGLGATSLLILVGVAIDTAKQIQTYVISQRYEGMVKQ; translated from the coding sequence ATGACTGTCAGTCGAGACAAAGCCCCAACTGCTCAAGAGACGTTTATGCAAATGGCTCAAGCGGCTGGCCTTAGAGGTCGGCTGCTTGTCACCGTTGGTTTGTTAATTTTAGCCCGCTTGGGTGTCTTTCTTCCTGTACCAGGAATTGATCGAGCCAGATTTTCAGCAGAACTCCAGAATAGCCCGTTTGTCGGTCTTTTGGACTTTTTCTCTGGTGGTGGTTTTTCCGCCCTAGGGATTTTTGCCTTGGGAATTTTGCCTTATATTAATGCTTCGATTATCCTACAACTGCTAACGGCAGCAATTCCTTCTTTAGAAAATTTGCAGAAAAATGAAGGTGAAGCAGGGCGTCGAAAAATCGGTCAGATTACCCGTTATGTTGCCCTAGGCTGGTCTGTGATTCAAAGTATTGGCTTATCCTTGTGGGCACAGCGGTTTGCTGTTGAACCAGGCGCATTCTTCGTGTTTGAAACTGTCCTTGCCCTCACGGCTGGCTCTATGTTCGTGATGTGGCTATCAGAGTTAATTACCGAACGAGGCATTGGCAACGGAGCGTCACTGTTGATTTTTGTCAATATTGTTGCTGTTTTGCCCCGCACCTTGGGTCAAACCATTGAACTGGCTCAGACCGGCGGTCGAGAAACGGTGGGTAAGGTAATTGTGCTGCTGTTAGTTTTCCTAGTCATGATTGTCGGTATTGTCTTTGTGCAAGAAGGAAGCCGACGAATTCCGATTATTACTGCCAGACGTCAAGTGGGTAAGCGCCTTTACCGGGAGCGGAAAAATTATTTGCCCCTAAGGCTAAACCAAGGTGGCGTAATGCCAATTATCTTTGCCTCAGCCGTCTTAATCCTACCCACATCCCTAGCTGGGATAACTAGTGGCGATAATAGCAATGGATTTTTAGGCTCAATCAATCAAGTCCTAATCCAGATTGCCAATTATCTCAACCCCAATGGTCAAACTCCTTGGGTCTATGTTGCTGTCTATTTAGTCTTGATTTTGTTCTTTAGCTACTTCTACGCCTCCCTGATTATAAACCCAGTAGATATGTCCCAGAATTTGAAGAAAATGGGGGCGAGTATCCCTGGTATTCGACCAGGAAGGGCTACGAGTGAATATATAGAGAGAGTTTTGAACCGACTGACCTTATTAGGAGCAATTTTCCTAGGACTGGTAGCTGTAGTACCAACTGCAGTCGAAAGCGCCACTGGTGTAACCACATTTAGGGGATTAGGTGCCACATCGTTGCTGATTTTGGTGGGGGTTGCCATCGACACAGCCAAGCAAATTCAAACCTACGTGATTTCCCAGCGTTACGAAGGTATGGTCAAGCAGTAA
- the rpsM gene encoding 30S ribosomal protein S13: MARIASVDLPRDKRVEIGLTYIYGIGLSRSKDILAATGVNPDTRVKDLTDAEVAALRAAVEKNYQVEGDLRRWQSMNIKRLVDIGTYRGRRHRMGLPVRGQRTRTNARTRRGRRVTIAGKKKAPAKK; this comes from the coding sequence GTGGCTCGCATTGCCAGTGTAGACCTACCTCGCGATAAACGTGTAGAAATAGGTCTGACCTACATTTATGGAATCGGTCTGTCGCGGTCTAAAGACATTTTAGCAGCAACAGGAGTTAACCCAGATACAAGGGTTAAGGATTTGACCGATGCTGAGGTGGCTGCCCTCAGAGCAGCTGTCGAAAAAAATTATCAGGTGGAAGGGGATTTAAGGCGCTGGCAGTCAATGAACATCAAGCGCCTAGTGGATATTGGTACCTATCGCGGACGTCGTCATCGCATGGGACTCCCCGTGAGAGGACAGCGAACCCGCACTAATGCCCGTACCCGTCGCGGTAGACGAGTGACTATCGCTGGAAAGAAAAAAGCACCGGCTAAGAAGTAA
- the rpsK gene encoding 30S ribosomal protein S11: MARPTKKGGTKKQKRNVPNGIAYIQSTFNNTIVTISDTKGDVVSWASAGSSGFKGAKKGTPFAAQTAADSAARRAIDQGMRQVEVMVSGPGAGRETAIRALQGAGLEITLIRDVTPIPHNGCRPPKRRRV; the protein is encoded by the coding sequence ATGGCGCGACCAACTAAAAAAGGTGGTACAAAAAAGCAGAAACGCAATGTACCCAATGGAATAGCATATATCCAGTCTACGTTCAATAATACTATCGTCACCATTTCTGACACCAAAGGGGATGTAGTCTCTTGGGCTTCAGCTGGCTCTAGTGGATTTAAGGGGGCAAAAAAAGGAACTCCCTTCGCTGCTCAGACCGCTGCTGACAGTGCTGCCCGACGAGCCATAGACCAAGGTATGCGTCAGGTGGAAGTGATGGTGAGTGGACCAGGAGCAGGTCGAGAAACCGCTATTCGGGCCCTGCAAGGAGCCGGACTGGAAATCACCCTAATCAGGGATGTAACTCCAATTCCTCATAACGGCTGCCGTCCACCCAAACGGCGTCGAGTATAA
- the rplQ gene encoding 50S ribosomal protein L17 — protein MRHGRRVPKLGKPADQRRALMRSLTTELLRHGRITTTKARAKAIRSEVERIITLAKDGSLASRRRAIAYLYDKKLVHSLFAGVKDRYGDRNGGYTRILRTVRRRGDNAEISIIELV, from the coding sequence ATGCGTCACGGGCGTCGTGTGCCAAAACTGGGCAAGCCAGCAGATCAACGTCGGGCTCTGATGAGATCCCTGACCACTGAATTACTGCGTCATGGTCGAATCACTACCACTAAAGCTCGGGCAAAAGCCATTCGTTCGGAGGTGGAGCGAATCATTACCCTGGCCAAGGATGGTTCCTTGGCATCCCGACGTAGGGCAATTGCCTATCTGTACGACAAAAAGTTAGTTCACTCCCTCTTTGCTGGAGTGAAGGATCGATATGGCGATCGCAATGGCGGATATACCCGAATTCTGCGCACGGTGCGGCGTCGTGGTGATAATGCTGAAATATCTATTATTGAACTAGTCTGA